One Longimicrobiales bacterium genomic window carries:
- a CDS encoding ABC transporter permease has translation MKAWRRFRGPLGRDPRRDVEEELTFHLEMRIRQLIEEGETPERARELTVRRFGNVAAARDECFAINDRQERRMAKSEYISELRQDIAYALRSLRRRPGFTVGAVLTLALGIGANSAIFSVVNGVLLRPLPFAHAERLYQVQMIYPDGQRYTALSAPDFMSVGEMNRVFEEFGAYADMQAPLRGLGEPKEVLAAIVSDGLLDMLGMRLALGRGFRSEEHQAGRDNVAVLDHGFWQREFGGSGGALGQSVTFNGTTYTVVGVLAPESALPTRMDVYFPMPYDETFSATAVAGRRSEFLMTLGRARAGLTEEQIAADIAGVSSQLAADFPLTNERLAMGVRSAREAIIGDVRRPLFVLLGAVGFVLLVACANVANLLLARASARQSELSVRAALGAGRARLVRQMLTESVVLGALGGAAGLALAWAGTRALVRAQPADIPRLESVGVDGTVVLVTLAVALLTGVLFGILPALQATRSELGRTIREGSRGLSGTGQRVRSGLIVVEMALAVVLLVGAGLLIRSFIELTRVDPGFHPERAVAFRISMDEAGYAGGQQIRDFVSTLIDRMDAMPGVSSAGGTGVLPLQGRSSILNFAVEGALPPPENVNMEIGISGATPGYFETIGARVLRGRGFDERDHSDAPDVALINQTGAEFWFPGEDPIGRRVEVGADMREIVGIVSDVLQGNPATPVMPHLYAPYAQRTTRNLQIVASTDGDPLALAPTLRSLVRSMDPTMPISEFTPLVKVVSESMARPRFYTSLLALFAGLALVLAAVGIFGVMSYSVTQRAREISIRMALGARRGNVIRMIVGRSMVLAAVGLIVGMAGAAALATIIRSQLYNVKPMDPLTLGAVVVVLAATAFAASYLPARRAASLDPGAALRET, from the coding sequence ATGAAAGCGTGGCGTCGATTCCGCGGTCCGCTCGGTCGTGATCCGAGGCGCGACGTGGAAGAAGAGCTGACCTTCCATCTGGAGATGCGGATCCGGCAGCTCATCGAGGAGGGTGAGACGCCGGAGCGCGCGCGCGAGTTGACCGTTCGCCGCTTTGGCAATGTCGCTGCGGCGCGGGACGAATGTTTCGCGATCAATGACCGACAGGAGCGTCGCATGGCGAAGTCCGAGTACATATCGGAGCTGCGGCAGGACATTGCGTATGCACTCCGCTCGCTGCGGAGGCGGCCCGGCTTCACGGTAGGTGCAGTGCTGACGCTGGCGCTGGGCATTGGCGCGAACAGCGCAATCTTCAGTGTGGTGAATGGCGTGCTGCTGAGGCCGCTGCCGTTTGCGCATGCGGAGCGACTGTATCAGGTGCAGATGATCTATCCGGACGGACAGCGTTACACCGCCCTGTCCGCGCCCGACTTCATGAGTGTGGGCGAGATGAACCGGGTATTCGAGGAGTTCGGTGCGTATGCGGACATGCAGGCGCCGCTGCGCGGACTGGGCGAGCCGAAGGAGGTGCTGGCTGCGATCGTGAGCGACGGTCTGCTGGACATGCTGGGAATGCGTCTGGCGCTCGGCCGCGGCTTCCGTTCGGAGGAACATCAGGCGGGCCGGGACAACGTCGCCGTGCTGGATCACGGTTTCTGGCAGCGCGAGTTCGGGGGCTCGGGCGGTGCACTCGGTCAGTCGGTGACGTTCAATGGCACGACGTATACGGTCGTGGGTGTGCTCGCACCGGAGTCTGCGCTGCCAACGCGGATGGACGTGTACTTCCCGATGCCATACGACGAGACGTTCAGTGCCACGGCGGTGGCAGGGCGTCGCAGCGAGTTTCTGATGACGCTCGGTCGTGCGCGTGCGGGTCTGACGGAGGAGCAGATCGCTGCCGATATCGCGGGCGTGTCGAGTCAGCTGGCTGCGGATTTCCCGTTGACGAATGAACGCCTCGCGATGGGCGTGCGCTCGGCGCGCGAGGCCATCATTGGAGATGTGCGACGTCCCTTGTTCGTGCTGCTCGGCGCGGTAGGCTTCGTGCTGCTGGTTGCGTGTGCGAACGTGGCGAACCTCCTGCTCGCGCGGGCCTCGGCGCGGCAGAGCGAGCTGTCCGTGCGTGCGGCGCTCGGCGCCGGCCGTGCGCGACTCGTGCGGCAGATGCTGACGGAGTCGGTGGTGCTCGGTGCACTGGGCGGTGCGGCGGGCCTCGCCCTCGCATGGGCGGGCACACGCGCGCTCGTCCGTGCGCAGCCTGCGGACATTCCGCGCCTGGAGTCCGTCGGCGTGGATGGCACCGTCGTTCTCGTCACGCTGGCCGTCGCACTGCTCACAGGTGTGCTGTTCGGGATATTGCCCGCGCTGCAGGCGACGCGGTCGGAGCTCGGCCGCACGATCCGCGAAGGCTCACGGGGCCTGTCCGGGACGGGGCAGCGCGTGCGCTCGGGTCTGATCGTGGTCGAGATGGCACTCGCCGTCGTGCTGCTCGTTGGAGCGGGCCTGCTCATCCGCAGCTTCATCGAGCTGACGCGCGTCGACCCGGGCTTCCATCCGGAGCGCGCGGTCGCCTTCAGGATATCGATGGACGAAGCCGGCTATGCGGGCGGGCAGCAGATCAGGGACTTCGTCAGCACGCTGATCGATCGTATGGACGCCATGCCCGGCGTGTCGTCCGCCGGCGGCACCGGCGTGCTTCCGCTGCAGGGCCGCAGCTCGATCCTCAACTTCGCTGTCGAGGGCGCGCTGCCGCCGCCGGAGAACGTCAACATGGAGATCGGTATCTCCGGTGCGACGCCCGGCTATTTCGAGACTATCGGCGCACGCGTTCTGCGCGGCCGCGGCTTCGACGAACGCGACCATTCGGACGCGCCGGACGTCGCGCTGATCAACCAGACGGGTGCGGAGTTCTGGTTTCCTGGCGAGGACCCGATCGGCCGCAGGGTGGAGGTCGGCGCGGATATGCGCGAGATCGTCGGCATCGTGTCCGACGTGCTTCAGGGGAATCCCGCAACGCCCGTCATGCCGCACCTCTACGCGCCGTACGCGCAGCGAACCACGCGCAACCTGCAGATCGTCGCCAGCACCGATGGTGATCCGCTCGCGCTCGCGCCAACGCTGCGTTCGCTGGTTCGGTCGATGGATCCGACCATGCCGATCAGCGAATTCACACCGCTCGTGAAGGTAGTATCCGAATCGATGGCGCGTCCCCGATTCTACACTTCACTGCTCGCACTCTTCGCCGGTCTCGCGCTCGTTCTCGCCGCAGTCGGCATCTTCGGCGTGATGAGCTACTCTGTCACACAGCGGGCACGCGAGATCAGCATCCGCATGGCGCTAGGCGCGCGCCGCGGCAATGTCATCCGAATGATAGTCGGCAGGTCGATGGTGCTCGCGGCTGTCGGGCTCATCGTGGGCATGGCGGGCGCTGCCGCGCTCGCGACGATCATTCGCAGCCAGCTCTACAACGTTAAGCCGATGGATCCGCTCACCCTCGGCGCTGTCGTCGTTGTGCTCGCCGCGACGGCCTTCGCAGCGAGCTACCTGCCCGCGCGTCGTGCAGCCTCGCTCGATCCCGGTGCCGCGCTGCGCGAGACCTGA
- a CDS encoding PadR family transcriptional regulator, giving the protein MAPDQDILRGTLDLLVLKALSRGTAHGYGVARWIEFATDDVLAVGEGTLYPALHRLEERGWIDARWGVSENNRRAKYYSLTAAGRARLRVETENWRRYAGAVFSALEAGALP; this is encoded by the coding sequence ATGGCCCCCGACCAGGACATCCTCCGTGGAACGCTCGACCTGCTGGTGCTGAAGGCGCTGAGTCGCGGGACGGCACACGGCTACGGCGTGGCGCGCTGGATCGAGTTCGCCACGGACGATGTGCTCGCGGTAGGGGAGGGGACGCTCTACCCGGCGCTGCATCGTCTGGAGGAGCGCGGGTGGATCGATGCCCGGTGGGGCGTGTCGGAGAACAACCGTCGTGCGAAGTACTACTCGCTGACGGCGGCGGGACGGGCGCGGCTGCGGGTGGAGACGGAGAACTGGCGGCGCTATGCGGGAGCGGTGTTTTCGGCGCTGGAGGCCGGAGCGCTGCCGTAG